One Novosphingobium sp. EMRT-2 DNA segment encodes these proteins:
- a CDS encoding TonB-dependent receptor: MTKTFLSSCALVALILPALAHAETAAETDAAEAERSGSEIVVFGRGEAKIGTAHAASEGSVAGSDLLVRPLLRVAELLEAVPGMVAAQHSGSGKANQYFLRGFNLDHGSDFTTYIDGVQMNFRTHGHGHGYLDLNGLIPEIVAREDFRKGPYRADGGDFALAGAAYMSTIDEYERPWASAEAGSYGWRRVAVGGTFRGLGQGDLTLVGQAKVYDGPWQEPERLRHYSGFAKYRMPVGAGTVEATLHAYRATWSPTEQIPERVVGTPLCPDVFCSPDPSARGETTRLIGNIMVEQPSWRANAYAQFYDWSMFSNPTYADADGTSAQIRQFDQRWVFGLMAQKRWEPAPGLSLTVGTENRYDAIGNVGVDRTADRTFLASLGHYRVKELSSALYGEATWTPIQGLRLTGGLRGDYYHHSVEARDPAAISLGEGSGSDAIISPKAALAYRITPHFEVYANWGRGFHSNDVRGAVNTASPVPVLVRGTGKELGARLQFSGVSLTATYWWLHVGSELRFVGDSNAVEPSGASRRRGYEIVAFWRPFPWLALDGNFTASHARYDNGDHIPNAFENAASAGVALVLDPWEASLRVRHLGPSPLVEDNSIRDSGSTVFNARAAWKGKRVEIYGEVLNVLGSRDKDIAYYYESYIPAFDAGGPVEDRLSRVVEPRTVRLGAKFTF, from the coding sequence GTGACCAAGACTTTCCTTTCCAGTTGCGCGCTCGTCGCGCTCATCCTGCCTGCCCTCGCGCATGCCGAAACGGCGGCAGAAACCGATGCCGCCGAAGCCGAACGATCGGGCAGCGAGATCGTGGTTTTCGGGCGCGGTGAAGCGAAGATCGGTACGGCTCATGCCGCCAGCGAAGGCAGCGTTGCCGGTTCCGATCTGCTGGTCCGTCCGCTCCTTCGCGTGGCCGAGCTCCTGGAAGCGGTTCCCGGCATGGTGGCGGCCCAGCATTCGGGGAGCGGCAAGGCGAACCAGTATTTCCTGCGCGGCTTCAACCTCGATCATGGGTCGGACTTCACGACCTATATCGACGGTGTGCAGATGAACTTCCGCACACACGGCCACGGTCATGGCTATCTCGATCTCAATGGCCTGATCCCGGAAATCGTGGCGCGGGAAGATTTTCGCAAAGGCCCCTACCGAGCCGATGGAGGCGATTTTGCCCTGGCCGGGGCAGCCTATATGTCCACCATCGACGAATACGAACGGCCCTGGGCATCGGCCGAGGCCGGTTCCTATGGCTGGCGCCGGGTTGCCGTCGGCGGAACATTTCGCGGTTTGGGACAGGGCGACCTAACCCTCGTCGGCCAGGCGAAGGTCTATGATGGTCCCTGGCAGGAGCCAGAACGCCTGCGTCATTACTCAGGCTTCGCCAAATACCGCATGCCGGTCGGCGCGGGCACCGTTGAGGCTACACTTCATGCCTATCGGGCGACATGGAGCCCGACCGAGCAGATTCCCGAGCGGGTCGTCGGCACGCCTCTGTGCCCGGACGTGTTCTGCTCTCCTGATCCATCCGCGCGTGGCGAAACCACACGGCTGATCGGGAACATCATGGTCGAACAGCCGAGTTGGCGCGCCAATGCCTATGCCCAGTTCTACGACTGGTCGATGTTCTCGAACCCAACTTATGCCGACGCCGATGGAACCAGCGCACAGATCCGGCAATTCGACCAGCGCTGGGTGTTCGGGCTGATGGCACAGAAGCGCTGGGAACCTGCACCCGGTCTGTCGCTGACGGTGGGCACCGAGAACCGGTATGACGCCATCGGCAATGTCGGCGTTGACCGCACCGCCGACCGCACGTTCCTGGCCTCGCTTGGTCACTATCGCGTCAAGGAACTGTCGTCCGCCCTTTATGGCGAGGCAACCTGGACGCCGATCCAAGGGCTGCGCCTGACGGGCGGCCTGCGCGGAGACTATTACCACCATTCTGTCGAGGCGCGCGATCCGGCTGCCATCTCGCTGGGGGAGGGGAGTGGCTCCGACGCGATCATCTCGCCAAAGGCTGCCTTGGCCTATCGGATCACGCCGCATTTCGAGGTCTACGCCAACTGGGGCAGGGGTTTCCATTCCAACGATGTTCGCGGTGCGGTGAATACGGCCAGTCCTGTCCCGGTGCTCGTCCGCGGCACCGGCAAGGAACTGGGCGCGCGCCTGCAATTCTCCGGCGTGAGCCTGACAGCGACATACTGGTGGCTGCATGTCGGCAGTGAACTGCGCTTTGTGGGTGATTCCAATGCCGTCGAACCGTCGGGGGCCAGTCGAAGGCGCGGCTATGAAATCGTTGCATTCTGGCGGCCGTTTCCATGGCTTGCGCTCGATGGCAACTTCACTGCCAGCCACGCGCGCTACGACAACGGCGATCATATTCCCAACGCGTTCGAAAACGCAGCGTCGGCCGGTGTTGCTCTGGTTCTCGATCCATGGGAGGCGAGCCTCCGGGTGCGTCATCTCGGCCCTTCACCCCTGGTCGAGGACAATAGCATCCGTGATTCCGGCAGCACGGTCTTCAATGCCCGCGCGGCATGGAAGGGCAAGCGGGTCGAGATTTACGGCGAGGTGCTGAATGTCCTCGGCAGCCGGGACAAGGACATCGCCTACTACTACGAGTCCTACATTCCCGCCTTTGACGCAGGCGGTCCGGTTGAAGATCGGCTCAGCCGCGTCGTCGAGCCTCGCACCGTGAGATTGGGTGCCAAGTTCACATTCTGA
- a CDS encoding 2Fe-2S iron-sulfur cluster-binding protein → MLSLLLALCGLALLAILFWLTDAGRRALRRRWDAWRQRPHLFRVTRRIDHDETHFSLHLTPVGGKCRPFIAGQYLTVLGPLLPAGNHAERRYSLDRWDASPGEYGLTIKKEPMGRVSGWLHETIREGDELQCRLPEGDFVLPEIGDNAPIVLIAAGVGITPLRSMIHALRARASGPVTLFFTARSLPGLIFHEEFETLAREWTSFRYHARLTGQDDMWEGNTGRFSAADLVTADNGRAHYLFCASHAMIEDLSQGLRDKGVPRSRIHYELFATSAGLCGNFTMTVGEAEIPVEGYPSLLAAMETHAIPAVSDCRAGHCGLCRRHLASGSVEHGPGLACSLRPGEFLPCIAVPTSDIRIAA, encoded by the coding sequence ATGCTCAGCCTGCTGCTCGCCCTTTGCGGACTGGCGCTTCTGGCGATCCTCTTCTGGCTGACCGACGCCGGTCGAAGGGCGCTGCGTCGCCGATGGGATGCATGGCGTCAGCGGCCGCACCTGTTCCGCGTGACCCGGCGGATCGATCATGACGAAACGCATTTCTCGCTCCATCTTACGCCGGTGGGAGGCAAGTGCCGTCCTTTCATTGCCGGACAATATCTGACCGTCCTCGGCCCCCTGCTTCCGGCGGGAAACCACGCCGAGCGCCGCTATTCGCTCGACCGCTGGGATGCCTCGCCCGGCGAGTACGGCCTGACGATCAAGAAGGAACCGATGGGCCGCGTCTCGGGCTGGCTGCACGAGACGATCCGTGAAGGTGACGAGTTGCAATGCCGTCTGCCGGAGGGTGATTTCGTCCTGCCGGAGATCGGCGATAACGCGCCTATCGTGTTGATAGCGGCCGGTGTCGGCATTACTCCGCTCAGGTCGATGATCCATGCCTTGCGCGCGCGGGCTAGTGGCCCCGTCACCTTGTTCTTCACGGCGCGAAGCTTGCCGGGCCTGATCTTTCACGAAGAGTTCGAAACGCTGGCACGGGAATGGACCTCCTTCCGATACCACGCCCGCCTGACGGGGCAGGACGACATGTGGGAAGGAAATACAGGCCGTTTCAGCGCAGCCGATCTTGTCACCGCCGACAATGGCCGTGCCCACTACCTGTTCTGTGCCTCGCACGCGATGATCGAGGATCTGTCACAGGGGCTGCGCGACAAGGGCGTCCCGCGCTCGCGCATCCACTACGAGTTGTTTGCTACCAGCGCGGGTCTGTGCGGCAATTTCACCATGACCGTAGGCGAGGCGGAAATCCCGGTCGAGGGCTATCCCAGCTTGCTCGCCGCCATGGAGACGCATGCCATTCCGGCAGTGTCCGACTGCCGGGCCGGGCACTGCGGCCTCTGCCGCCGCCATCTTGCTTCCGGGAGCGTCGAACATGGGCCGGGCCTTGCCTGTTCGCTGCGCCCCGGCGAGTTCCTCCCCTGCATCGCTGTTCCAACAAGCGATATCAGAATCGCGGCCTGA
- the istB gene encoding IS21-like element helper ATPase IstB yields MTESLMPLPAMAQTSTSVPPAVLLANHLKALKLPTFAREHEKVAFEAAQDRADYPRYLLRLCELERIDRERRMVERRIRMAKFPHTKSFDTFDFTAQPSLNKALVLELARGEWIEQRRNVIALGPSGTGKTHAALALGLAACQKGQSVAFTTAAALVHDLMEARDERRLRMLQKQLASVKLLILDELGYVPFTAVGGELLFEVLSQRYERGSTLITSNLPFDEWTSVFGSERLTGALLDRLTHHVHILEMNGDSFRLASSRKRQKEKESSKMT; encoded by the coding sequence ATGACCGAGTCCCTGATGCCGCTGCCTGCCATGGCGCAAACTTCTACCAGCGTTCCGCCAGCGGTGTTGCTGGCCAACCACCTCAAGGCGCTCAAGTTGCCAACCTTTGCGCGTGAGCATGAAAAGGTCGCCTTTGAAGCAGCGCAAGACCGTGCCGATTATCCGCGCTATCTGCTGCGGCTATGCGAGCTCGAGCGGATCGACCGCGAACGCCGGATGGTGGAACGCCGCATTCGCATGGCCAAGTTCCCGCACACCAAGAGCTTCGACACGTTTGATTTTACCGCCCAGCCATCGCTGAACAAAGCACTGGTGCTGGAACTGGCGCGCGGGGAATGGATCGAACAGCGGCGTAATGTTATTGCGTTGGGGCCGAGCGGTACAGGCAAAACGCACGCCGCCCTCGCATTGGGTCTTGCCGCTTGCCAGAAGGGCCAAAGCGTGGCGTTCACCACCGCGGCAGCGCTGGTGCATGACCTGATGGAGGCCAGAGATGAGCGGCGATTACGCATGCTCCAGAAGCAACTGGCATCAGTCAAGCTGCTGATCTTGGACGAACTCGGCTACGTGCCGTTCACTGCCGTCGGCGGCGAACTCCTGTTCGAAGTGCTCAGCCAGCGATACGAACGCGGCAGCACGCTGATCACCAGCAACCTACCGTTCGACGAATGGACATCGGTGTTCGGCTCCGAACGCCTTACCGGCGCGCTCCTCGACCGGCTAACCCACCATGTCCACATCCTCGAGATGAATGGTGACAGCTTCCGTCTTGCTAGCAGCCGTAAGCGACAAAAGGAAAAGGAGAGCAGCAAGATGACCTGA
- a CDS encoding energy transducer TonB, which produces MKAAAIADVPAPVSINLAPNVSPTAAVAAASPAAWPPMRDDAPKPTVAEAPPAPDRVEIKQQQSRYAGVLMAHLGRHKRYPRELRDAGIQGRGLVLFNLTADGRIASLKLVRSTGSPELDRQIRSIFERAQPFPIPDWSRDVFQTSYTLPVDFTITS; this is translated from the coding sequence ATGAAGGCAGCGGCCATAGCGGACGTTCCTGCACCGGTTTCCATTAATCTCGCTCCCAACGTGTCGCCGACTGCGGCTGTCGCAGCAGCTTCGCCTGCTGCTTGGCCGCCAATGCGGGACGACGCACCCAAGCCGACTGTTGCAGAAGCGCCGCCCGCACCCGATCGAGTAGAAATCAAGCAGCAGCAGAGCCGCTATGCAGGCGTACTGATGGCCCACCTCGGCCGGCACAAGCGCTATCCGCGCGAACTGCGCGACGCCGGAATCCAGGGGCGTGGTCTGGTGCTGTTCAACCTGACGGCGGATGGCCGGATCGCCAGCCTCAAGCTTGTCCGTTCGACCGGTTCGCCGGAGTTGGACCGCCAAATCCGCTCGATCTTCGAGCGGGCACAACCCTTCCCGATCCCGGACTGGAGCCGGGACGTATTCCAGACCAGCTACACCCTGCCGGTCGACTTCACCATCACCAGCTAG
- a CDS encoding PepSY domain-containing protein yields MSIALLIPMFIIGATAIFIAHDKSLGTQDLKLAPAMAGNAMNMKMPEVIVRDVATVGDATFIASQAGLFRMVGGFPVREPGIPKGEFRSVKADAAGTLYAAGKYGLWQRAGSGAWTQLREGDFHGLGLMPNGIVAYLKDQGTLLSSDGGKSWIEAPGFAKLGVLAAREPEAYTLQKLVMDLHTGKFFFGKSAEWIWIDILGATLLMLCLTGGWMWWRSQKQKAQPV; encoded by the coding sequence GTGAGCATCGCGCTGCTCATTCCGATGTTCATCATCGGCGCGACGGCGATCTTCATTGCGCACGACAAGTCTCTGGGCACCCAGGACTTGAAACTCGCGCCTGCCATGGCGGGCAATGCCATGAACATGAAGATGCCCGAAGTCATCGTGCGCGACGTCGCTACGGTTGGGGATGCGACCTTCATCGCCAGCCAGGCGGGCCTGTTCAGGATGGTCGGCGGCTTCCCGGTTCGTGAGCCGGGCATACCCAAGGGCGAGTTCCGTTCGGTCAAGGCCGATGCTGCGGGTACGCTCTATGCCGCCGGCAAGTATGGCCTTTGGCAGAGGGCCGGGAGCGGCGCGTGGACACAGCTTCGCGAGGGCGACTTCCATGGTCTGGGGCTGATGCCCAATGGCATTGTCGCCTATCTCAAGGACCAGGGCACGCTGCTGAGTTCCGATGGTGGCAAGAGCTGGATCGAAGCTCCCGGATTCGCCAAGCTTGGGGTTCTCGCCGCCAGGGAGCCGGAAGCCTACACGCTGCAAAAGCTGGTCATGGACCTCCACACCGGCAAGTTCTTCTTCGGCAAGAGCGCCGAGTGGATATGGATCGACATTCTGGGCGCGACGCTCCTGATGCTCTGCCTTACCGGCGGCTGGATGTGGTGGCGCAGTCAAAAGCAGAAGGCTCAGCCAGTTTGA
- a CDS encoding TonB-dependent receptor plug domain-containing protein codes for MALIGLFAQPALAAETDGGPQKGEVSQEELDNSVLLPSLSMAGASENSVVITNDTSATATITRKDIERRPSGFILNGVIKRLPGVYTGGGPGEDKDLRLRGLDKEYSRLQVDGIQLPGGGEKREFNLDILPNALIGSVTVIRNAPAEFEADGLVGRVHVETRAIPEEQQIDADIALGGTKFGSDDGWGGSFAYGNRFGEHFGFQGAVSYVDEPNIKSKDKLTAAGLLSSREVEDKPTKRFAIDLDAGYFWEGGEFHIRPKYLSSPEDKFKTAFAYKITGTTVMSTPV; via the coding sequence GTGGCCCTTATCGGACTGTTCGCCCAGCCCGCCCTTGCCGCTGAAACGGACGGAGGCCCCCAGAAGGGTGAGGTGTCGCAGGAGGAACTCGACAACAGCGTCCTTCTTCCGAGTCTCAGCATGGCCGGTGCCTCCGAAAACAGTGTCGTCATCACCAATGACACTTCGGCAACCGCGACGATCACCCGCAAGGACATCGAACGTCGTCCTTCGGGCTTCATTCTCAACGGCGTCATCAAGCGGCTGCCCGGCGTCTATACCGGCGGCGGTCCTGGCGAAGACAAGGATTTGCGCCTGCGCGGCCTCGACAAGGAATATTCGCGCCTGCAGGTCGATGGCATCCAGTTGCCGGGCGGCGGCGAGAAGCGCGAGTTCAACCTCGACATCCTGCCCAACGCCCTGATCGGTTCGGTCACCGTGATCCGCAACGCTCCCGCCGAGTTCGAAGCGGACGGGCTTGTCGGCCGCGTCCATGTCGAGACCCGCGCCATCCCCGAGGAGCAGCAGATCGATGCCGACATTGCGCTGGGCGGCACGAAGTTCGGGAGCGATGACGGCTGGGGTGGCTCCTTTGCCTATGGCAACCGCTTCGGCGAACATTTCGGCTTTCAGGGCGCGGTGTCATACGTCGATGAGCCGAACATCAAGAGCAAGGACAAGCTGACTGCGGCCGGATTGCTGTCGTCACGCGAAGTCGAGGACAAGCCGACGAAGCGGTTCGCCATCGATCTCGACGCCGGTTATTTCTGGGAAGGCGGTGAATTCCATATCCGGCCCAAATACTTGTCCTCGCCCGAGGACAAGTTCAAGACCGCATTCGCGTACAAGATCACCGGCACGACGGTAATGTCAACGCCGGTATAA
- a CDS encoding HoxN/HupN/NixA family nickel/cobalt transporter, whose amino-acid sequence MTASAEPSLSLLRQRIVILFSSLILANIAVWIWAWSQFYAQPLMLGTALLAWGLGLRHAVDADHIAAIDNVTRKLMQDGQRPVLVGFWFAFGHSGIIAIASITIALTTSALSDGGAFRDLGGMIATVISALFLFAIAGMNLVILRSVWRTFAHVRTGGSYADDDLDLLLSGRGLLSRLFRPMFRLVNRSWHMAPLGFLFGLGFDTATEVAILGMSASQAANGLSIGTILVLPALFAAGMALIDTLDGVVMLGAYEWAFVKPIRKLYYNITITLISAIVAIVIGGIETLALIGEKLGLTGWPWSLATELGENFNSLGFAIIGLFVLCWLASFAIYRWKRFDEIEVSAVA is encoded by the coding sequence ATGACCGCTTCTGCCGAACCTTCACTATCCTTGTTGCGCCAACGCATCGTCATTCTGTTTTCGTCACTAATTCTCGCGAACATCGCCGTTTGGATATGGGCGTGGAGCCAATTTTACGCGCAGCCCCTGATGCTGGGCACTGCCTTGCTTGCCTGGGGGCTCGGGCTGCGTCACGCGGTCGATGCCGATCATATCGCGGCGATCGACAATGTGACCCGCAAGCTGATGCAAGATGGTCAGCGACCGGTTTTGGTCGGATTCTGGTTCGCTTTCGGTCATTCCGGGATCATTGCCATCGCGTCGATCACCATCGCGCTGACGACGAGCGCCTTGTCGGACGGCGGCGCATTCAGGGATCTCGGCGGAATGATCGCGACCGTGATCTCCGCGCTGTTTCTCTTCGCCATTGCCGGTATGAATCTCGTGATTCTGCGCTCGGTGTGGCGAACCTTTGCCCATGTCCGCACTGGGGGAAGCTATGCTGACGACGACCTTGATCTGCTTCTGAGCGGGCGTGGGCTGCTCTCAAGATTGTTCCGGCCCATGTTCCGGCTGGTGAACAGGAGCTGGCACATGGCACCGCTGGGCTTCCTGTTCGGATTGGGGTTCGATACCGCGACCGAAGTCGCCATTCTGGGCATGTCGGCTAGCCAGGCCGCCAATGGCTTGTCGATCGGCACGATTCTTGTCCTGCCCGCGCTGTTCGCGGCGGGCATGGCGCTGATCGATACACTGGACGGCGTGGTGATGCTCGGCGCCTATGAATGGGCCTTCGTCAAGCCGATCCGTAAGCTCTACTACAATATCACCATCACCCTGATTTCGGCGATCGTGGCCATCGTCATCGGCGGCATCGAGACGCTGGCGCTGATCGGCGAGAAGTTGGGCCTGACCGGATGGCCATGGAGTCTGGCGACCGAACTGGGCGAGAATTTCAACAGTCTGGGGTTCGCGATCATCGGCCTTTTCGTGCTGTGCTGGCTGGCCAGTTTCGCGATCTATCGATGGAAGCGATTTGACGAGATCGAGGTGTCCGCCGTTGCCTGA
- the istA gene encoding IS21 family transposase, whose product MKRVELYLKVRRAVMIDGMSRRSAARFYGINRKTVDKMLAFPAPPEHGRTGVSYSRKLSGFTETIDQILEDDRSVHAKQRHTAVRIFERLRDGHGFTGGITIVRDYVAGAKLRSREVYIPLSHKPGHAQVDFGEADGIIGGKLVRFHYFCMDLPHSDAPFIKAYPAEVAEAFCDGHVAAFAFFGGIPISILYDNTKLAVAQILGDGKRERSRMFSTLQSHYLFEDKFGRPGKGNDKGKVEGLVGYVRRHFMVPMPVADSFDAMNARFVEQCMERRHAVLRGHSENIETRMQADLAAFMSLPAVPFDPCHIVTGRASSMSLVRYRTNDYSVPTAYAHQEVVIKGYVDRVAVICRGEQIAVHPRSYEREDFIANPLHYLALLEQKPRALDQAAPLDGWVLAEPMHRIRRLMEARSGKEGRREFIQVLRLCERFEQSLVEWAVAHALDLGAISFDAVKMIALARLERRPPRLDLQFYPHLPRADVGRTDPRSYMGLLSQTGGSPAGVLA is encoded by the coding sequence GTGAAGAGAGTGGAACTTTATCTCAAGGTTCGCCGCGCTGTGATGATAGACGGGATGAGCCGTCGTTCTGCTGCGCGATTTTATGGTATCAACCGCAAGACCGTCGACAAGATGTTGGCCTTCCCGGCTCCGCCTGAGCATGGTCGGACAGGCGTGAGTTATAGCCGGAAGTTGTCCGGGTTCACCGAGACCATCGATCAGATATTGGAAGATGATCGCAGCGTGCATGCCAAGCAGCGGCATACAGCGGTGCGGATATTCGAGCGCCTGCGCGATGGGCATGGATTTACCGGCGGCATCACGATCGTACGTGATTACGTGGCCGGGGCGAAGCTGCGCAGCCGCGAAGTGTACATTCCCTTGAGCCATAAGCCTGGCCACGCTCAGGTCGATTTTGGTGAGGCGGACGGGATCATTGGCGGCAAGCTGGTGCGGTTCCACTATTTCTGCATGGATCTGCCGCACAGCGATGCGCCATTCATCAAAGCTTATCCTGCCGAGGTGGCCGAGGCTTTTTGTGATGGGCATGTCGCAGCCTTCGCCTTCTTCGGCGGCATTCCGATATCGATCCTATATGACAACACCAAACTTGCTGTGGCGCAGATCTTGGGTGACGGGAAGCGCGAGCGCAGCCGGATGTTCTCGACCCTGCAGAGCCATTACCTGTTCGAAGACAAATTCGGTCGGCCCGGCAAGGGCAACGACAAAGGCAAGGTCGAAGGGCTGGTCGGTTATGTGCGGCGGCACTTCATGGTTCCGATGCCGGTTGCCGATAGCTTTGATGCCATGAACGCGCGCTTTGTCGAACAATGCATGGAGCGCAGGCATGCAGTGCTACGCGGGCACAGCGAAAACATCGAGACGCGCATGCAAGCCGATCTGGCAGCATTTATGTCGCTGCCAGCGGTGCCATTCGATCCCTGCCATATTGTGACGGGGCGTGCCTCGTCGATGTCACTGGTGCGCTATCGCACCAATGATTACTCAGTGCCCACGGCCTATGCCCATCAGGAGGTGGTGATCAAAGGCTATGTCGACCGTGTCGCGGTGATCTGCCGGGGTGAACAGATTGCGGTGCATCCGCGCAGCTATGAACGCGAAGACTTCATCGCCAATCCGTTGCACTACCTGGCGCTTCTGGAGCAAAAGCCGCGCGCACTTGATCAGGCCGCACCGCTTGATGGCTGGGTTCTGGCCGAGCCAATGCATCGCATCCGGCGATTGATGGAGGCGCGTAGCGGCAAAGAAGGGCGGCGCGAGTTTATCCAGGTGCTGCGGCTTTGTGAGCGGTTCGAGCAAAGCCTTGTGGAATGGGCAGTGGCTCATGCCTTGGATCTGGGGGCGATCAGCTTCGATGCCGTGAAGATGATCGCGCTGGCGCGGCTCGAGCGGCGGCCACCGCGGCTTGACTTGCAGTTTTATCCGCACCTGCCACGCGCAGATGTCGGGCGCACTGACCCGCGTAGCTATATGGGCTTGCTGTCGCAGACAGGCGGTTCCCCGGCGGGAGTATTGGCATGA
- the cobW gene encoding cobalamin biosynthesis protein CobW translates to MTDLSKVPVTIVTGFLGAGKTTLISHLIRNAGGRRLAVVVNEFGTLGVDGDILASCAVPDCPAENIVELANGCICCTVADDFIPTVEKLLALEPRPDHILIETSGLALPKPLLKAFDWPAIRSRITVDGVLALADAEAVAAGRFAPDVAALDAQRAADPGIDHETPLSEVFEDQLACADMVLLTKVDLAGAEGVAAARAVIAAEAPRPVPVIELTEGVIDPRVILGLGSAAEDDIASRPSHHDGDDDHEHEDFDSTVIALDEIADPTDLVGRIETLARDHGILRVKGYAAVTGKPMRLLVQAVGTRVRHHYDRPWRPGEARRTTLVAIAEHDAIDHGVLHAVLQD, encoded by the coding sequence GTGACCGACCTGTCCAAGGTGCCTGTCACCATCGTTACCGGCTTTCTGGGCGCCGGGAAAACCACGCTCATCAGCCATCTGATCCGCAATGCCGGCGGGCGGCGGCTGGCGGTGGTGGTCAATGAATTCGGCACGCTGGGCGTCGATGGCGATATTCTTGCATCCTGTGCCGTTCCCGACTGTCCGGCGGAGAACATCGTCGAATTGGCCAATGGCTGCATCTGCTGCACCGTGGCCGACGATTTTATCCCGACGGTGGAAAAGCTGCTCGCGCTCGAACCGCGCCCCGACCACATCCTGATCGAGACGTCGGGGTTGGCGCTGCCCAAACCGCTGCTCAAAGCGTTCGACTGGCCCGCGATCCGTAGCCGGATCACCGTGGACGGCGTGCTGGCGCTGGCCGATGCCGAAGCGGTGGCGGCCGGGCGTTTCGCGCCTGATGTGGCGGCACTTGATGCCCAGCGCGCCGCCGATCCCGGCATCGATCACGAAACCCCGCTGTCCGAAGTGTTCGAGGATCAGCTGGCCTGCGCCGACATGGTCCTGCTGACCAAGGTCGATCTGGCCGGGGCGGAAGGTGTCGCCGCCGCGCGCGCGGTGATCGCCGCCGAGGCTCCGCGCCCGGTGCCGGTGATCGAGCTGACCGAAGGTGTCATCGATCCGCGCGTCATCCTGGGGCTTGGTTCTGCCGCCGAGGATGACATTGCCTCGCGCCCTTCGCATCATGATGGTGACGATGATCACGAGCACGAGGACTTCGACAGCACGGTGATCGCGCTCGATGAGATTGCCGATCCGACGGACCTTGTGGGCCGGATCGAAACGCTGGCGCGCGATCATGGTATCCTGCGGGTGAAGGGCTATGCCGCCGTGACCGGTAAGCCGATGCGCTTGCTAGTGCAGGCCGTGGGTACTCGTGTGCGCCATCATTATGATCGCCCGTGGCGGCCCGGTGAGGCGCGGCGCACAACGCTGGTCGCCATCGCCGAGCATGACGCGATCGACCACGGCGTTCTGCACGCTGTGCTGCAAGACTGA